One part of the Eucalyptus grandis isolate ANBG69807.140 chromosome 10, ASM1654582v1, whole genome shotgun sequence genome encodes these proteins:
- the LOC104420950 gene encoding putative RING-H2 finger protein ATL69: MSSSADPPAATGVGLGYGIAIAVSLLVLISTIMLASYACVRVKSHNLRATSDGGDPDAADPTPRAAEIMVAVGMDGAAIETYYPKLVLGESKRLPKHNEGGHCSICLAEYEAKDVIRCVPECSHCFHAACVDAWLRVSATCPLCRSSPAPTPLATPLSEVVPLAINPR, from the coding sequence atGTCCTCCTCCGCCGACCCCCCGGCGGCGACCGGAGTCGGCCTCGGGTACGGCATCGCCATCGCCGTGAGCCTCCTCGTCCTCATCTCCACCATCATGCTCGCCTCCTACGCCTGCGTCCGCGTCAAGTCCCACAACCTCCGCGCCACCTCCGACGGCGGCGACCCCGACGCGGCGGACCCGACGCCGCGTGCTGCGGAGATTATGGTGGCGGTGGGGATGGACGGGGCGGCGATAGAGACGTACTACCCGAAGCTGGTGCTAGGGGAGAGCAAGAGGCTGCCGAAGCACAACGAGGGGGGGCATTGCTCGATATGCTTGGCCGAGTACGAAGCCAAGGACGTCATACGGTGCGTACCGGAGTGCAGCCACTGCTTCCACGCTGCCTGCGTCGACGCATGGCTCAGGGTCAGCGCCACGTGCCCGCTGTGCCGGAGCTCGCCGGCTCCCACGCCGCTCGCCACGCCGCTCTCGGAGGTGGTCCCCCTCGCCATCAACCCCAGGTGA
- the LOC104420951 gene encoding 65-kDa microtubule-associated protein 5 codes for MADPQPASSQSHTTCSSLLHELQIIWDEIGESDDERDRMLLQLEQECLDIYRRKVDRTRKYKAELHQSLAESEAEITNLISALGERMIIARGKGSLKEQLSTIEPVLDDLRLKKNERMKEFSETQRQIAQICAEIAGNGQSNDSTSLRVNESDWTLNKLAELKSHLQELQNEKLIRLQRVNSHINAIHQLSVVMSFDFFETVNEINPSLSSCKSDQVKSISNDTLARLTSVIRSLNQEKRQRLQKLQNLGSTLMELWNLMDTPTEEQKKYDYVTSLISSNVDEVSKPGSLALEVIEQAELEVERLNVLKASKMKELVLKRQSELEEIYRGVHMDVDSDAARQILISLIESGNADMSDLLSSMDDQIAKAKEQALSRKDILDKVEKWKYAAEEEKWLDDYEKDENRYSAGRGAHKSLKRAEKARILVSKIPSIIETLTSKIKAWESEKGIPFLYDKDPLLCTLEEYIMLRQEREEEKRRFREQKRLQEQLATEQEAIFGSRPKKPLGQSTTANTLLGTPLGRRGATPSRHGVPSSGKERRDGRKSNAVIPINYVALPKDDTISQ; via the exons ATGGCGGATCCGCAGCCCGCTTCCTCTCAAAGCCACACCACCTGTAGCTCCCTCCTCCACGAGCTTCAg ATCATTTGGGATGAGATTGGTGAGAGTGATGACGAGAGGGATAGAATGCTTCTGCAGCTGGAGCAGGAGTGTCTTGACATTTACCGCAGGAAGGTCGATAGAACCAGAAAGTACAAGGCAGAGCTGCATCAGTCACTAGCTGAGTCTGAAGCTGAAATAACCAACCTTATTTCTGCCCTTGGGGAGCGCATGATCATCGCGCGG GGGAAGGGTAGTCTCAAAGAGCAACTATCTACTATAGAACCTGTTCTCGATGACTTAAGATTGAAGAAAAACGAAAGAATGAAGGAATTTTCAGAGACGCAAAGGCAGATTGCCCAGATATGTGCAGAGATAGCAGGAAATGGACAGTCCAATGATTCTACTTCTCTGCGAGTTAATGAAAGCGATTGGACATTAAACAAGTTGGCGGAACTGAAATCACACTTGCAGGAGCTTCAAAATGAGAAG TTGATCCGCTTACAAAGAGTGAACAGCCATATCAACGCCATCCATCAGTTGTCAGTTGTCATGTCgtttgatttctttgaaacTGTCAATGAAATTAATCCAAGTTTGAGCAGCTGCAAAAGTGACCAGGTTAAAAGCATAAGCAATGACACTCTTGCTAGACTCACCAGTGTGATCCGTTCCttaaatcaagaaaaacgaCAAAGACTACAGAAG CTTCAAAATCTAGGGAGCACACTCATGGAGCTGTGGAACCTTATGGACACTCCTACTGAGGAACAGAAAAAGTATGACTATGTCACTAGTTTAATTTCTTCCAATGTTGACGAGGTGTCCAAGCCAGGATCCCTCGCTTTAGAAGTCATTGAGCAG GCTGAGCTTGAAGTAGAGAGGTTGAATGTGCTAAAGGCCAGTAAGATGAAGGAGCTTGTTTTAAAGAGGCAAAGTGAGCTAGAAGAAATCTACAGAGGTGTTCATATGGATGTGGACAGTGATGCAGCCAGACAGATTCTCATCAGCCTTATAGAATCAG GCAATGCTGATATGTCTGACCTACTTTCAAGCATGGACGACCAGATTGCGAAAGCGAAAGAGCAAGCTCTGAGCAGAAAGGATATTTTGGATAAGGTAGAGAAGTGGAAGTATGCAGCGGAAGAGGAGAAATGGCTTGATGATTATGAAAAG GACGAAAATCGCTATTCTGCTGGCAGGGGCGCACATAAAAGTCTCAAACGTGCAGAGAAGGCACGAATCCTGGTCAGCAAAATACCAT CTATTATTGAAACTCTGACATCAAAAATAAAAGCTTGGGAATCAGAGAAAGGGATCCCTTTCTTGTATGATAAG GATCCTCTCTTATGTACTCTGGAGGAGTACATAATGTTGCGGCaagagagggaagaggaaaaGCGTCGATTTCGG GAGCAGAAACGACTACAGGAGCAACTTGCTACGGAACAAGAAGCCATCTTTGGTTCCCGGCCCAAGAAACCGCTCGGCCAGAGCACCACTGCCAATACCCTCCTCGGAACACCACTTGGCCGACGGGGTGCCACCCCCAGCCGTCATGGAGTGCCCTCGAGCGGCAAGGAGCGCAGAGATGGCCGCAAGTCCAATGCCGTCATCCCTATCAACTACGTCGCTCTTCCAAAGGATGATACCATTTCTCAGTGA
- the LOC104420952 gene encoding cytochrome P450 4X1, with amino-acid sequence MIDRSIMDSCASWSSSSPSSSETLLGLLLRSKLSPRSCGSGEYAHELLRECAARELNAFLWISLIAVTAYLVGKVVRLARLWIGGSRIPGPPSSSFYGHCKLISRGNLVDVLSILHEKYGAVVKLWLGPTQLLVSMKDERLVKEMLSKAEDKLPIVGRTFQLAFGRSSLFMPCFDKVQKRRELLEAELNKRLHEKAGVVSTKVVDSIMEKMRLLMAKGSVDSNVLSQHMAFTVLGATVFGEAFLGWSEVTAYEELLMSISKDAYFWASYNVTPFWRREFWRYQGMCTKLKYLTQKFVQLCEKNYERCCHLDEKPKIDPTVGSSLAWSPALMPDNLVSKELNSQFNPSEEPFANIMGVMFHGCLTTASLIGDIFLRLASNQELQDQIYSEIVTARRLSQKEDYLHLDEMVLLFATIYESARLLPASPLLHRCSLNADLHLKSGTTIPAGAVIVVPVQLVQMEGLSWKSDSSEFNPHRFLSRAEKGSLSAQLSGAAEDGVSKKSSNVLDDPRNHAAYLPFGYGTRACVGQKFVIHGLATLFASMLEHYKVRLKQGCEGDLKPAHSKRALERLPSLEIVFVKRNI; translated from the exons atgatcgatcgatcgatcatGGACTCGTGCGCGTCGTGGTCGTCCtcctcgccgtcgtcgtcggAGACTCTCCTGGGGCTTCTCCTCCGATCGAAGCTGAGCCCCCGGTCCTGCGGCTCCGGCGAGTACGCCCACGAGCTGCTCCGGGAGTGCGCCGCGAGGGAGCTCAACGCCTTCCTGTGGATCTCCCTCATCGCCGTCACCGCTTACCTGGTCGGGAAGGTGGTCCGGCTGGCGAGGCTGTGGATCGGGGGGAGCAGGATCCCCGGGCCTCCCTCCTCGTCCTTCTACGGCCACTGCAAGCTCATCTCGAGGGGGAATCTCGTCG ATGTTCTATCCATCCTCCATGAGAAGTATGGAGCAGTTGTCAAGCTGTGGTTAGGCCCGACTCAGCTTTTGGTATCGATGAAGGATGAACGACTCGTCAAAGAAATGCTTTCAAAGGCTGAAGATAAATTGCCTATTGTTGGTAGGACCTTTCAATTGGCCTTTGGACGATCGAGCCTCTTTATGCCCTGTTTTGACAAG GTGCAAAAGAGAAGAGAGTTATTGGAAGCAGAATTGAATAAAAGATTGCATGAGAAAGCTGGTGTTGTCTCCACAAAGGTCGTGGACTCTATCATGGAAAAGATGCGTCTATTAATGGCCAAAGGAAGTGTGGACTCTAACGTATTATCTCAACATATGGCGTTCACAGTTTTGGGTGCCACAGTGTTTGGGGAAGCATTCTTGGGTTGGTCTGAAGTTACCGCCTATGAGGAATTGCTCATGTCAATTTCCAAGGATGCATATTTTTGGGCTTCATATAATGTCACTCCTTTCTGGAGACGGGAATTTTGGAGGTACCAAGGCATGTGCACAAAGTTGAAATACCTGACTCAAAAGTTTGTTCAACTTTGTGAAAAGAACTATGAGAGATGTTGCCACCTCGATGAGAAGCCTAAAATTGATCCGACAGTAGGAAGTTCTCTGGCATGGTCTCCTGCTCTGATGCCTGATAACTTAGTGTCTAAGGAGCTAAATAGCCAATTTAATCCAAGTGAGGAACCATTTGCTAATATCATGGGTGTCATGTTTCATGGATGCCTGACTACTGCCAGCCTAATTGGTGATATCTTCCTAAGGCTTGCATCGAATCAAGAATTGCAAGATCAg ATCTACTCGGAGATTGTTACGGCAAGAAGATTGTCACAGAAAGAGGACTATCTACACCTTGATGAGATGGTGCTATTATTTGCCACTATTTATGAATCTGCTCGTCTTCTCCCAGCTTCGCCTTTGCTGCACAGGTGCTCTCTTAATGCAG ACTTGCACCTCAAATCGGGTACTACTATACCTGCTGGAGCAGTAATAGTTGTGCCTGTGCAGTTGGTACAAATGGAAGGTTTAAGCTGGAAAAGTGACAGCAGTGAGTTCAATCCACATCGTTTCCTATCAAGGGCTGAAAAGGGTTCTCTTTCAGCACAACTTTCAG GGGCTGCTGAAGATGGTGTTTCTAAGAAGAGTTCTAATGTTTTGGATGATCCAAGAAACCATGCAGCATATCTTCCTTTTGGTTATGGCACACGTGCTTGTGTCGGTCAAAAGTTTGTGATCCATGGCCTGGCAACATTATTTGCATCAATGTTGGAGCACTACAAG GTGAGGTTGAAGCAAGGATGTGAGGGTGATCTCAAGCCAGCACATAGTAAGCGTGCTCTTGAACGGCTTCCCAGCCTGGAAATAGTTTTTGTGAAAAGGAACATCTGA
- the LOC104420954 gene encoding cysteine proteinase inhibitor 12 gives MRFNLIIPSSLLLLLVASASAALGEPGLCPDRMATLGGVHESCGAENSVEVESLGRFAVDEHNSKENGLLEFARVVKAHEQVVAGTLHHLTIEAVDAGKKKLYEAKIWVRPWMNSKELQEFKHAGDVPAFTSSDLGARIGGHCPGWQEVPVHDPEVQDAADHAVKTIQQRSNSLFPYELHEIVHAKAEVAENLAKFDMLLKVKRGDKEEKFKVEVHKSHEGILKLNQMVPEQS, from the exons ATGAGATTCAACCTCATcatcccctcctccctcctcctcctcctcgtagCCTCAGCCTCCGCAGCGCTCGGCGAACCAGGCCTCTGCCCCGACCGGATGGCCACTCTCGGCGGAGTTCACGAGTCGTGCGGGGCCGAGAACAGCGTCGAGGTCGAGAGCCTCGGCCGTTTCGCCGTCGACGAGCACAACAGCAAGGAG AATGGACTCCTCGAGTTCGCGAGGGTGGTGAAGGCGCATGAACAGGTGGTCGCCGGTACCTTGCACCATCTTACGATCGAGGCCGTGGATGCAGGTAAAAAGAAGCTCTACGAAGCGAAGATCTGGGTGAGGCCGTGGATGAACTCTAAAGAGCTGCAGGAATTCAAGCATGCTGGTGATGTGCCCGCCTTCACATCCTCGGACCTTGGTGCTAGGATAG GTGGGCATTGTCCTGGTTGGCAAGAAGTGCCGGTTCATGATCCCGAAGTCCAGGATGCAGCAGATCACGCCGTGAAGACTATTCAGCAGAGGTCCAATTCCTTGTTCCCATATGAACTCCATGAGATTGTTCATGCAAAAGCTGAG GTAGCAGAGAACTTGGCCAAATTCGACATGCTTCTCAAGGTCAAGAGAGGCGACAAAGAAGAGAAGTTTAAAGTTGAAGTGCACAAGAGCCATGAGGGAATCCTAAAGCTAAATCAGATGGTGCCTGAGCAATCCTGA
- the LOC104423324 gene encoding zinc finger protein STAMENLESS 1-like: protein MGKAPVTIGDSCPLSDSSSNVSATPDHGDAACKRAVLAHDDAKNKMKMDEASGAAKADLMLDLTLVTVGSGHKQPSSSDKVAVVGEPSADRVFSCAYCKKGFATSQALGGHQNAHRHERMIAKREREIAAMSGYGPPSTLTYGYGAVNSPYSGVHRFPALGRLNQQALPGVGMDQPMVHRVQPSWNQPGSGVMQNGPWLGHPHTMPSSLPRSEGMPYALNNHFNNFNTAGFSGQAPPPAFNHSQEGGGAMMHSFQGPSSILSPDLGMSTVANGWGSSAGGSGSSRDLEVLLGKKRDVQPKTDHGEPDLTLKL from the coding sequence ATGGGAAAAGCACCAGTGACCATAGGGGACTCTTGTCCTTTGTCTGATTCCTCAAGCAATGTCTCAGCAACCCCAGACCACGGGGACGCCGCATGCAAACGAGCTGTCCTCGCTCATGACGATgccaagaacaagatgaaaatgGATGAGGCTTCTGGTGCTGCCAAGGCCGATCTCATGCTCGATCTGACCCTCGTGACAGTTGGCTCAGGTCATAAGCAACCCTCGAGCTCCGACAAAGTGGCGGTTGTCGGGGAGCCCTCTGCTGATAGGGTTTTCTCATGCGCCTATTGCAAGAAAGGCTTTGCGACGTCGCAGGCGCTCGGGGGCCACCAGAACGCACACAGGCATGAGCGTATGATCGCAAAAAGGGAGCGAGAAATTGCTGCCATGAGCGGGTACGGGCCGCCTTCAACTCTGACCTATGGCTATGGTGCTGTCAATTCACCCTATTCAGGTGTCCATCGATTCCCTGCTCTCGGACGGCTCAACCAACAGGCCCTGCCTGGTGTGGGGATGGATCAGCCCATGGTCCACAGGGTCCAACCATCATGGAACCAGCCAGGATCGGGGGTCATGCAAAACGGGCCTTGGCTCGGGCATCCACACACGATGCCCTCATCCCTACCAAGGTCGGAGGGCATGCCTTATGCTCTCAATAACcatttcaataatttcaatACTGCAGGATTTTCGGGTCAAGCTCCTCCTCCAGCATTTAATCATTCTCAAGAGGGTGGTGGTGCAATGATGCACAGCTTTCAAGGTCCTTCAAGCATTCTTAGCCCGGATCTGGGAATGAGTACGGTTGCTAATGGGTGGGGCAGCAGCGCTGGGGGCAGCGGCAGCAGCCGAGATCTTGAAGTCCTGCTGGGGAAGAAGAGGGATGTTCAGCCAAAGACCGACCATGGAGAACCTGATTTGACTCTCAAGCTCTAA